ACAGTAAAGTTTTAAATCGAATGTAAAATATCTACTTCCCGGGGTTTGCCATGGAAAAGTTTGGAGCTGCAATCCATGGAGCAGGCTGGGTTGCCACCCAGCACGTTAAAGCATACATAAACAATCCCCATACAGAGGTAGTAGCCATCTCCAGCCGTAGAGAATCCAGCGCCAAGAACTTAGCCAATATGTACGGTTTAAAGGAAGTTAAGATATACACCGATTATGATAAGTTGCTGGATGACCCTGAGGTAGATATAATCTCCATATGTACCCCCCAGCATCTGCACTCCGAAGAGACGGTGAAGGCTGCGGAGGCGAAGAAGCACATCCTGATAGAGAAGCCCGTGGCAATAGACCTGGAGGGATTGAAGGCTATGAGGGACGCCGTGAGGAAGGCCAGGGTCAAGACAGTCGTAAGCTTCGTCCTCCGCTGGAACCCGTGCATCGAGACCGTGAAGAGCATGATAGCTGATGACTTCCTGGGCGACGTATACTACGTTGAGACCGATTATCAATCCCATATCAGCGATTGGTGGTCGGGCTGGGATTGGGCCCGCAGGAAGGATATAGGGGTGAGCTCCTTCCTCGTAGCGGGCGTCCACGCACTGGATATGGCGAGATGGTTCGCTGAGAAGGACCGGTTCAAAGCGAGCAACGTAGTTGAAGTCGTAGCCTACGCCGACGGGTGGAGGAAAGGTTTAGGGGAGAAGCCCATGGAATACGATGGATTAGAGGTCATGCTGGTCAGGTTTGAAAACGGGGTCCTAGGCAAAGTCACCTCGAACTACGATGTCATAATGCCCTACAACTTCGTCTGGTCGGTCTTCGGGAACAAGGGGACCGTTAAAAACAACAGGGTTTGGTCGAAGAAGTTCCCGGGACAGAACGATTGGGTCGAGATCCCGGCTATAATGCCCGATACAGCTGAGGTGGGGCATCACCCGTTCCAGGCTGAGATAGATCATTTCGTGGATTGCATATTATCTGATAGGGAGAGCCACTGCAACCTCGAGGACGCCGTGAACACCCATGAAGCAGCCCTAGCAGCGATAATATCGGAGAAAGAGGATAACAGGAAGGTCAAACTTCCCCTCATAAAATAAACGAGACAAAACATCCCTTATTATTTTTACTACATCCTATAATCTGTTCACAATCAATTATTATTTGATTAGTTGTTGTTGATACTTAAGGGATGAGACGTTTTGCAGGGTCGAGACGATGTTAAGAATAGGATATTTAGCTCCTTGATCGATGCCGTCGTCAACTTCGACGTGGAAGGGGTGAGGAGGCTCGCCCAAGAGGTCGTAGATAAGGGCATAGATCCTTACGAGGCGATAACTGAGGCCCTAAACGAGGGAATGAGGATAGTAGGCGAGAAGTACGAGGCGAAGGAGTATTTTCTCTCCGAGCTGCTGTTAGCGGGGGAGTCCATGAAAGCCGCCCTCGAGGTACTGACCCCTCACCTGAAGGCGGGTGGGGTGAAGGCGATCGGCAAAGTAGTGATAGGCACGGTTAAAGGGGACATACACGATATAGGGAAAACGATAGTGGTGACGCTGCTGCGGTCGGCCGGATTCGAGGTGGTCGATCTCGGGGTCGACGTGTCCGCCGAGAGGTTCCTTGAGGGCGTCAGGGAAGCCGACGCCAACATTCTTGCGATGTCCGCCTTGTTAACCACCACCATGCCCTACATGGGGGAGGTTATAAAGAAGCTGGAGGAGGAAGGGCTGAGGGATAAGGTGACGGTGATAGTTGGAGGGGCTCCGTTAAGCGAGGAATACGCTAAAAGGATAGGGGCCGACTTATACGCTGCGGACGCCGTGGAGGCCGCTAGAAAACTAAGGGACCATATGGAAAGGAGTTTCTGACCGAAGGCTAGACTAGGCCCGGGCCTAAATCTTGTCTCTGATATGCTCCATGTATTTCGGCTGCCTTCACCATAGCCTTAAGGTTAGCTGGGGGCGTGTTCTTCGGGACCTCGCATCCCGAACCTAGGATGAACCCTCCACCTTTAGCCGCCTTGGCTATGCATTGCTTAGCTGCCTCCTCCACTTCCCCCGGGGTTCCAGAAAGGAGGAGGCTCGTGCTGACGTTCCCCCTGATCCCGACCCTATTATCGTACTTCTCCCTTATCTTGGCGAGGTCGACGGGGGTATCCACCTCCAGGAAGCGCGTGCCCGTAGCCACCATCAAGTCTATTATGAGGGTTGCGTCTCCGCATATGTGGAGTAGGAATGGTGCGTCTACCTCGCTTATCACTTTTCGATCGTATGGGAGAACGAAGCGTTCGAACTGCCTCGGAGATATTAAGTTAGGCGACGCTAGGGATTCCCCCATGACTATGGCGTCGGATCCGGCCTCGACCTCGGCCTGGGCGAACCTCACGGCGGCCTCCGTGGTGGTTTCGAGCAGCCTCTCCACGAGTTCAGGATTCCTGTACATATCCATGCACATGCCGGTTATGCCCCGGAGCTGGGCTGCCACCTGGAAAGGCCCATTTATATTGGTGAAGACCCCCAGCCTATCCCCTGCCTCCCCGCTGAGTATCCGGGTGGCCTCTATCCACACGGGCATCCTGCCGTCCCTGAGGGGATCCGGCGTCCCCAAAGCCTCTACGTCTTCGATGGATTTGACCCTCGGCGATCCCATGGATGGGACTTCATCCTCGAAGTATACGACGTCGGCCCCGAAGGCCTCGGCCTCTACCACCGCGTCGGAGTCCACATAGACCGCGTCGACGCCGAACTCCTCGGCCGTCAACAGCTGGGCCTTGGAGAGCCTCCTGGGATCCCTGCAATACTCTATAAATTTTATCCCCGCGTACTTGGCCGCGAAGGATATTATGAACGGGACTACCGGAACCCTGTCGGGCTCCCTCAGGTTCAGGGCTTCCAGGACGCGATCCCTAGGATTCATGCCACCACCCATAACTCACCCAGCCATCTTCCCTCTTTAGGGCTCGAACCTCAAGGGAACCCTCGCTGATTTCAGGAGGGCCTCCCCGAACTCCGAGGAGATCATGCTCCCCCTGAACCTGTTCAATCCCTCGAAGGCCTGAACCACGTATGGGATCGTCCTCAGCTGGGATTCATAGAGCTTCATCGCCTCCACCTTCCTATGAAATGTCCTGGATATATCCGATATGTGCGAGGGATAGGCTATGGGGGAGAACACTTCGAAGTAGTATAGGGATTCAGCCCTCCAAGGCGGTCCCTGCTCCGCGAGAACCCTCTCCCCAGCCTGCCACCAAGCCTCCGTGACCGTTATGGATACGTTCCTATGATCCCTATGCCTGTCCTCGGGGTAATGGGTGAAGATCACGTGGGGTTTATACCTTCTGATAGCGGCTATCTCCCTCTTCAGGACCTCCTTACCCTCCAATCTATCATCGTAATCCGCGTAGTTCCATTTCTCCCAGGATTTAGCTCCTAGGAACTCCACAACCCTGTCGAGTTCCCTCATGCGTATC
The window above is part of the Candidatus Bathyarchaeota archaeon genome. Proteins encoded here:
- a CDS encoding Gfo/Idh/MocA family oxidoreductase codes for the protein MEKFGAAIHGAGWVATQHVKAYINNPHTEVVAISSRRESSAKNLANMYGLKEVKIYTDYDKLLDDPEVDIISICTPQHLHSEETVKAAEAKKHILIEKPVAIDLEGLKAMRDAVRKARVKTVVSFVLRWNPCIETVKSMIADDFLGDVYYVETDYQSHISDWWSGWDWARRKDIGVSSFLVAGVHALDMARWFAEKDRFKASNVVEVVAYADGWRKGLGEKPMEYDGLEVMLVRFENGVLGKVTSNYDVIMPYNFVWSVFGNKGTVKNNRVWSKKFPGQNDWVEIPAIMPDTAEVGHHPFQAEIDHFVDCILSDRESHCNLEDAVNTHEAALAAIISEKEDNRKVKLPLIK
- a CDS encoding corrinoid protein; the protein is MFSSLIDAVVNFDVEGVRRLAQEVVDKGIDPYEAITEALNEGMRIVGEKYEAKEYFLSELLLAGESMKAALEVLTPHLKAGGVKAIGKVVIGTVKGDIHDIGKTIVVTLLRSAGFEVVDLGVDVSAERFLEGVREADANILAMSALLTTTMPYMGEVIKKLEEEGLRDKVTVIVGGAPLSEEYAKRIGADLYAADAVEAARKLRDHMERSF
- a CDS encoding uroporphyrinogen decarboxylase family protein, translating into MGGGMNPRDRVLEALNLREPDRVPVVPFIISFAAKYAGIKFIEYCRDPRRLSKAQLLTAEEFGVDAVYVDSDAVVEAEAFGADVVYFEDEVPSMGSPRVKSIEDVEALGTPDPLRDGRMPVWIEATRILSGEAGDRLGVFTNINGPFQVAAQLRGITGMCMDMYRNPELVERLLETTTEAAVRFAQAEVEAGSDAIVMGESLASPNLISPRQFERFVLPYDRKVISEVDAPFLLHICGDATLIIDLMVATGTRFLEVDTPVDLAKIREKYDNRVGIRGNVSTSLLLSGTPGEVEEAAKQCIAKAAKGGGFILGSGCEVPKNTPPANLKAMVKAAEIHGAYQRQDLGPGLV
- a CDS encoding PIG-L family deacetylase, whose protein sequence is MKRFLFFGAHPDDETVGLGGTIAGLAEAGHEVYGVTLTNGSEGYDKPELKGEISEIRMRELDRVVEFLGAKSWEKWNYADYDDRLEGKEVLKREIAAIRRYKPHVIFTHYPEDRHRDHRNVSITVTEAWWQAGERVLAEQGPPWRAESLYYFEVFSPIAYPSHISDISRTFHRKVEAMKLYESQLRTIPYVVQAFEGLNRFRGSMISSEFGEALLKSARVPLRFEP